Part of the Labilibaculum antarcticum genome, GTGTACGAACAGTATGAGGATATTCCTGATTTCGAGTGGAATCAGGAAAATATTCTTCGCTTCGAAGTGGAAATTACAGATACAATTCAGGCACACAATGTATTTATTAATTTGCGCAATTCAGGAGATTATGCATACAGTAATTTGTGGCTGTTTGTAAAAATAATAAGTCCGGATAATGAGGTGGAAGAGAAGAAAATTGAGATCAACCTAGCGGATGATGCCGGAGATTGGTATGGTACAGGATTTGGTGATATTTTTGATTTACAGGTACCGTTTAAACAAAAGGTTGTTTTCCCGAAATCGGGAAAATATGTGTTTGAAATTGGTCAGGGAATGTACGACCTGAAATTACAGGGGATTGTGAATGTTGGAATTCGCATTGAGAAGGAAGATAAATAATATAAGAGGTATTACTAGTGAAAAATAAATTAGAGCGCTTTGCTGAAATGAAGTCTTTTGATAATGTTTTTGAACCTACCCACAGCGAAGTTTGGAAAACTAACTATCAATACAAAGGAAAGTGGAATAAGGATGTATTTAAGAATAGCAATCCGATCGTTCTTGAAGTGGGTTGCGGAAAGGGTGAATATACAGTCGGTTTGGCAAAGCAATTTCCAAATAAAAATTTTATTGGCATAGACATTAAGGGAGCTCGTATCTACTGTGGTGCAAAAGAAGCACTTGATAATGGTCTGGGTAATGTTGCTTTCATCAGAAACTATGCAGAGTTGCTTCAATCGATATTTGAAGAAGGAGAAATTGCCGAAATATGGATTACTTTTCCTGATCCTCAGATGAAAAAAACGCGCAAAAGATTGACAGGAACCCGATTTTTAAAGCTCTACAGTGAACTCCTTTCTATAGATGGAATTATTCACTTGAAATCGGATAGTAACTTTCTGTATGAATACACTAAATACGTAATCAAGGAGAACAATCTAAAAGTTATTGTTGATACCGACGATTTGTATACTTCCGGCAAAGCGGATGAAATTCTCTCCATCAGAACTTTCTACGAGCAACAGTTTTTGAACCGGGGAATTCCGATTAAGTATCATAAATTTATGCTTGAGGGAAAAACCGAGTTTGTTGAACCTGATGTAGAAATT contains:
- a CDS encoding gliding motility lipoprotein GldH; amino-acid sequence: MKLGRIICALLIAISAFSCDSNRVYEQYEDIPDFEWNQENILRFEVEITDTIQAHNVFINLRNSGDYAYSNLWLFVKIISPDNEVEEKKIEINLADDAGDWYGTGFGDIFDLQVPFKQKVVFPKSGKYVFEIGQGMYDLKLQGIVNVGIRIEKEDK
- the trmB gene encoding tRNA (guanosine(46)-N7)-methyltransferase TrmB, which gives rise to MKNKLERFAEMKSFDNVFEPTHSEVWKTNYQYKGKWNKDVFKNSNPIVLEVGCGKGEYTVGLAKQFPNKNFIGIDIKGARIYCGAKEALDNGLGNVAFIRNYAELLQSIFEEGEIAEIWITFPDPQMKKTRKRLTGTRFLKLYSELLSIDGIIHLKSDSNFLYEYTKYVIKENNLKVIVDTDDLYTSGKADEILSIRTFYEQQFLNRGIPIKYHKFMLEGKTEFVEPDVEIELDWYRSYGRVKKE